From the Musa acuminata AAA Group cultivar baxijiao chromosome BXJ1-2, Cavendish_Baxijiao_AAA, whole genome shotgun sequence genome, one window contains:
- the LOC135598139 gene encoding probable CCR4-associated factor 1 homolog 7 — protein MSKGEEDAVEIRDVWAGNLESEFAVIRDIVDDFPYVAMDTEFPGVVIRHLGDFKQPADANYHSLSANVDLLHLLQLGLTFSDAAGNLPTSPSSGRPVVWQFNFREFDVDSDVFVPDSIDLLRKSGIDFKKNREDGVDARRFAELFMSSGVVLNDSIHWVAFHGAYDFGYLIKILTCRKLPETRKEFLDLLHVFFPVVYDIKRVIHLNNNLYGGLNKVAEKLEVERVGTCHQAGSDSLLTARAFMKMRGHRFVGSMEKYVGLLFGLDIESAHNQN, from the coding sequence ATGTCGAAGGGCGAAGAAGACGCCGTCGAGATCCGCGACGTGTGGGCCGGAAACCTTGAGTCGGAGTTCGCTGTGATCCGAGACATCGTTGACGACTTCCCCTACGTCGCCATGGACACCGAGTTCCCCGGCGTTGTCATCCGCCACCTCGGGGACTTCAAGCAGCCCGCTGACGCCAACTACCACTCCCTCAGCGCCAACGTCGACCTCCTCCACCTCCTGCAGCTCGGCCTCACCTTCTCCGACGCCGCCGGGAACCTCCCCACCTCCCCTTCCTCCGGCCGCCCTGTTGTCTGGCAGTTCAATTTCCGGGAGTTCGACGTTGACAGCGACGTCTTCGTCCCGGACTCCATCGACCTCCTCAGGAAGTCTGGCATCGACTTCAAGAAGAACCGGGAGGACGGTGTCGACGCCAGGCGGTTCGCGGAGCTGTTCATGTCGTCCGGCGTCGTCCTTAACGATTCCATCCATTGGGTGGCCTTCCATGGCGCCTACGACTTCGGGTACCTCATAAAGATCCTAACTTGCAGGAAGCTGCCGGAGACCCGGAAAGAATTCTTGGACCTCCTCCATGTTTTCTTCCCCGTCGTGTACGACATCAAGCGCGTGATCCATTTGAACAACAACCTTTATGGGGGCCTCAACAAGGTGGCCGAGAAGTTGGAGGTGGAGAGGGTTGGGACCTGCCACCAAGCGGGTTCCGACAGCTTGCTCACCGCCCGGGCCTTCATGAAGATGCGCGGGCACCGCTTTGTTGGGTCCATGGAGAAGTATGTCGGCTTGTTGTTTGGGTTGGATATTGAGAGTGCTCACAACCAGAATTAG